In a single window of the uncultured Pseudodesulfovibrio sp. genome:
- a CDS encoding PhoH family protein yields the protein MAQKHFVLDTNVLIENPKCIVALRNGVENQIYIPYTVLGELDGLKKDPRIGHIVSQAVRAILEDEAVHIFPPDFAETLTDPVMDDRILKEILHVGPEEATLITNDRILQIKAKCYGIPSEEYRDSDPFRSESQRYTGFVEEDEEPVRNCFRWENGTPIFYGPEGPKEIGYTHEIWGVKPRSVYQNLALELMLCEGIDLVSIQSEAGYGKTFLSLAAALYLMLERKDNPYRKIYLVKPVVEIGAKMGYLPGDIEEKMLPYIKYIQDLLIKLHDIRPANRIFMDPTSDSFKFNPKKFEVQPVAFLRGMNIENAVVIVDEMQNLSRGETRALLTRMGEGVKCICLGDTRQVDNPYLNESNNGLNWTVRKLKGYKNYAHMVLKGDRSRGPITDIVLKSKL from the coding sequence ATGGCCCAGAAGCATTTTGTCCTCGACACCAACGTCCTTATTGAAAACCCCAAATGTATCGTCGCCCTGAGAAACGGGGTGGAAAACCAGATATACATTCCCTACACCGTCCTGGGCGAGTTGGACGGACTGAAGAAAGACCCGCGTATCGGCCACATCGTCTCCCAGGCGGTGCGGGCCATCCTCGAAGACGAAGCCGTCCACATCTTCCCCCCGGACTTTGCAGAAACCCTCACGGACCCCGTGATGGATGATCGTATCCTCAAGGAGATTCTCCATGTGGGGCCGGAAGAGGCGACGCTGATCACCAACGACCGCATCCTCCAGATCAAGGCCAAGTGCTACGGTATTCCGAGCGAGGAATACCGCGACTCGGACCCGTTCCGGTCCGAGTCCCAGCGCTACACCGGGTTTGTGGAGGAGGATGAGGAACCCGTCCGCAACTGCTTCCGCTGGGAGAACGGCACCCCGATCTTCTATGGCCCGGAAGGCCCCAAGGAGATCGGCTACACCCACGAGATCTGGGGGGTTAAGCCGCGCAGCGTGTACCAGAACCTGGCACTCGAACTGATGTTGTGCGAAGGCATCGACCTTGTCTCCATCCAGTCCGAAGCCGGGTACGGCAAGACCTTCCTGTCCCTGGCCGCGGCCCTGTACCTGATGCTGGAGCGCAAGGATAACCCGTATCGCAAGATCTACCTTGTGAAGCCCGTGGTGGAGATCGGGGCCAAGATGGGCTACCTGCCCGGCGACATCGAGGAAAAGATGCTGCCGTACATCAAGTACATCCAGGACCTGCTCATCAAGCTGCACGACATCCGGCCCGCCAACCGCATCTTCATGGACCCGACCAGCGACTCGTTCAAGTTCAACCCCAAGAAGTTCGAGGTCCAGCCCGTGGCCTTTTTACGCGGTATGAACATCGAGAACGCGGTGGTCATCGTGGACGAGATGCAGAACCTGTCACGCGGCGAGACCCGCGCCCTGCTGACCCGCATGGGCGAGGGCGTCAAGTGCATCTGTCTGGGCGATACCCGTCAGGTGGACAATCCGTATCTCAACGAGTCGAACAACGGACTCAACTGGACAGTCCGCAAGCTCAAGGGGTACAAGAACTATGCGCACATGGTCCTCAAGGGCGACCGCTCGCGCGGCCCCATCACGGACATCGTGCTGAAATCAAAACTGTAA
- a CDS encoding transglycosylase SLT domain-containing protein: MPRRHLALPLAAGLILFCFALLASLRGQALAEEGAVEMLAPMQTATFPSLESAIRIKGPLYFCGEFVPLHLPEVRERLEKELLLMLWDRAQVILWLKRTGRYFPHIQTVLRGRDMPDDLKYIAVIESALKPRAGSNRGARGIWQFISSTACNYDLTVDRFVDERRNFYFATGAAASYLKDLHDRFDSWTLACAAYNMGEQGLERQIEKQEVKDYYHLHLPDETQRYVLRAIAAKLILNDPARYGFDLQPDDYYKPRKFDRVKLRAKYPTPLTVVAKAAGTYYKDIRDLNPQLLGEVIPPGQHVLFLPEGAAEEFAERYHPLMAKYRETLKPETYVVKSGDSLTEIARSHDMTLYQLCKLNKLSKRSTIHPGQKLLVQ, translated from the coding sequence ATGCCCAGGCGGCACCTCGCTCTCCCGCTTGCGGCGGGACTGATCCTTTTCTGCTTTGCGCTGCTCGCGTCCTTGCGCGGCCAGGCCCTGGCCGAAGAGGGGGCCGTCGAGATGCTCGCGCCCATGCAGACCGCCACCTTCCCTTCCCTCGAATCCGCCATCCGCATCAAGGGGCCGCTGTATTTCTGCGGCGAGTTTGTGCCGCTGCATCTGCCCGAGGTGCGCGAGCGTCTGGAAAAGGAACTGCTGCTCATGCTCTGGGACCGCGCCCAGGTCATCCTCTGGCTCAAACGCACGGGCCGGTATTTCCCGCATATCCAGACCGTGCTGCGCGGGCGCGACATGCCGGACGATCTCAAGTATATCGCGGTCATCGAGTCCGCGCTCAAGCCCAGGGCCGGGTCCAACCGGGGGGCGCGCGGCATCTGGCAGTTCATCTCTTCCACGGCCTGCAACTATGACCTGACCGTGGACCGTTTTGTGGACGAGCGGCGCAATTTCTATTTCGCCACGGGCGCGGCCGCGTCCTATCTCAAGGACCTGCACGACCGGTTCGATTCCTGGACTTTGGCCTGCGCGGCCTACAACATGGGCGAACAGGGCCTGGAGAGGCAGATCGAGAAGCAGGAAGTAAAAGACTACTATCACCTGCATCTGCCCGACGAGACACAGCGGTATGTGCTGCGAGCCATCGCGGCCAAGCTGATCCTCAACGACCCGGCGCGTTACGGCTTTGACCTGCAACCCGACGACTACTACAAGCCGCGCAAATTCGACCGGGTCAAGCTGCGGGCCAAGTACCCCACGCCCCTGACCGTGGTGGCCAAGGCCGCCGGCACCTACTACAAGGACATCCGCGACCTCAACCCGCAACTGCTGGGCGAGGTCATCCCGCCCGGTCAGCATGTCCTGTTCCTGCCCGAGGGCGCGGCCGAGGAGTTCGCCGAGCGCTACCATCCGCTCATGGCCAAGTACCGCGAAACTCTCAAGCCGGAAACCTACGTGGTCAAAAGCGGGGACTCCCTGACCGAGATCGCCCGAAGCCACGACATGACCCTGTACCAACTGTGCAAGCTGAACAAGCTGAGCAAACGGTCGACCATCCATCCCGGGCAGAAACTGCTCGTTCAGTAA
- a CDS encoding acyltransferase family protein, with protein MDARNTRIDNAKGLLIILVVMGHLIWPVPSGDRAADGLYFFVYFFHMPMFALISGYLSRAEAGRAALVRNGRLLLVPYVVFFALHALALRLMGETPYPFLQGHYGLWYLLSLFCWRMLLPYVRRVPLALSASIVLALAVGFVPFIGLDLSLSRTVVLLPFFLAGHRMREKGRAPTEVLSRPAGAALVVAGLVLAWLVSGYAFQTLVYGNAPYSALGAGVGVGFTARAIQLAVAFGLGLGALALVPSGESPLTRIGRHSLHVYLLHSVLLVPYRHWPSAYGFLGSTVWLLVPAAFVLAYVLASPLVVRWTCRLVSPLPPAR; from the coding sequence ATGGACGCCCGCAACACCCGCATAGACAACGCCAAGGGGCTGCTCATAATCCTGGTGGTCATGGGCCACCTGATCTGGCCCGTTCCCAGCGGCGACCGAGCGGCGGACGGGCTCTATTTCTTCGTCTACTTCTTCCATATGCCCATGTTCGCCCTGATCTCGGGGTATCTCTCCCGGGCCGAAGCCGGGCGGGCGGCACTGGTCAGAAACGGACGTCTGCTTCTGGTCCCGTACGTCGTTTTCTTTGCTCTGCATGCCCTCGCCCTGAGGCTCATGGGCGAGACGCCGTATCCGTTTCTCCAGGGACATTACGGGCTGTGGTACCTGCTCAGCCTGTTCTGCTGGCGGATGCTCCTGCCCTATGTCCGCCGCGTACCCCTTGCCCTGTCTGCGAGCATCGTGCTGGCGCTGGCCGTCGGGTTCGTCCCGTTCATCGGTCTGGACCTCAGCCTGTCCAGGACCGTTGTCCTCCTGCCCTTTTTCCTGGCTGGTCATCGTATGCGGGAAAAGGGCAGGGCGCCCACCGAAGTGCTCAGCCGTCCCGCGGGAGCGGCCCTGGTAGTGGCCGGGCTGGTCCTGGCCTGGCTGGTGTCCGGCTATGCCTTCCAGACTTTGGTTTACGGCAACGCTCCGTACTCGGCCCTGGGGGCGGGTGTGGGTGTCGGATTCACGGCTCGGGCAATCCAGTTGGCGGTGGCCTTCGGGCTCGGGCTGGGCGCGCTTGCTCTGGTCCCTTCGGGGGAGAGCCCGTTGACCCGCATCGGTCGCCATTCCCTGCACGTGTATCTGCTTCACTCGGTACTGCTTGTTCCCTACAGGCACTGGCCGTCCGCCTACGGGTTCCTCGGCTCCACGGTCTGGCTGCTGGTCCCGGCGGCCTTTGTCCTGGCCTATGTCCTGGCCAGCCCTCTGGTGGTCAGGTGGACTTGCCGTCTGGTTTCGCCTCTGCCTCCGGCGCGGTGA
- a CDS encoding acyltransferase family protein, giving the protein MRYRPEIDGLRAVAVLGVFLFHLGLGPFSGGWLGVDIFFVISGYLISSLLFRELAETGTVSLSGFYLRRVRRIGPALLVCLIGSFPLALVVAKTYIFSQYCQSLLAALFSVSNIFFWQHAGYFELDAQLSPLLHTWTLGVEEQFYFIIPILFVLLGKLAPRRKPLFFGGLFALMVGSFLACRYGRDFLSTPFRFYMLPTRGWELLVGIFTALILHVRPNLRRRTILTEILSMAGLAFVVFCFIYYSGGSHFTEKALFVTLGTALFIGTVTESSICGRVLGAKPVRFIGKISYSLYLWHWPLIFLWNLAALRYGFSNGILPSIAILLVATLIATLSWKFVETPFRRKGSWSSCLKPLVPLALVVCVLAWVGFTRLGGGQTVYALNEDGAAHFSSYEDIEQGHYYPVGPQGQTPQFILIGDSHAKAFSPAVIALADEYGIAGVTGMKDGTGPLPNIRRLNRLTSPPFAARWQEHILRGDIKNVLMVAKWDRYYHPESWKYLGSYPQWNPDTAMRELRDTVQAILDAGCEVWILDEVPNFSKDPIVMTRIHDNKPWQEPLEADGKIHFARKALTDIHSPHLHILDPYPVLAPEGRVTAVRDGRFLYKDTTHLTSDGALLLKPVLRPMFDAMRAEDRQ; this is encoded by the coding sequence ATGCGTTACAGACCAGAAATCGACGGGTTGCGGGCCGTAGCCGTCCTCGGCGTATTCCTCTTTCACCTGGGCCTGGGGCCGTTCTCCGGCGGCTGGCTCGGCGTGGACATCTTCTTCGTCATCTCGGGCTATCTCATCTCTTCGCTGCTGTTCCGCGAACTGGCCGAAACAGGCACGGTTTCGTTGTCCGGCTTCTACCTGCGCCGGGTGCGGCGCATCGGCCCGGCCCTTCTCGTCTGCCTGATCGGGTCCTTCCCCCTGGCCCTGGTGGTCGCCAAGACCTATATCTTCAGCCAATACTGCCAGTCGTTGCTGGCGGCCCTGTTTTCGGTCTCGAACATCTTCTTCTGGCAGCACGCCGGGTATTTCGAACTGGATGCCCAGCTCTCGCCTCTGCTCCATACCTGGACCCTGGGCGTGGAGGAGCAGTTCTATTTCATCATTCCCATTCTCTTCGTGCTGCTGGGCAAACTGGCCCCCAGGCGCAAGCCGCTCTTCTTCGGCGGCCTTTTCGCCCTGATGGTCGGGTCTTTCCTGGCCTGCCGCTACGGGCGGGACTTTCTGTCCACACCGTTTCGTTTCTATATGCTGCCCACGCGCGGGTGGGAGTTGCTGGTCGGCATCTTCACCGCACTGATCCTGCACGTTCGGCCCAACCTGCGCCGCAGGACGATTCTGACCGAGATCCTCTCCATGGCCGGTCTGGCCTTCGTGGTCTTTTGCTTCATCTACTATTCCGGCGGTTCCCACTTCACGGAAAAGGCCCTGTTCGTCACGCTGGGCACGGCGTTGTTCATCGGCACGGTGACCGAGTCCTCGATCTGCGGCAGGGTGCTCGGCGCAAAGCCGGTCCGGTTCATCGGCAAGATTTCCTATTCCCTGTATCTCTGGCACTGGCCGCTGATCTTTTTGTGGAACCTTGCGGCCCTGCGTTACGGTTTCAGCAACGGTATCCTGCCCAGCATCGCGATTCTGTTGGTTGCCACCCTGATCGCCACCCTGTCCTGGAAGTTCGTCGAGACCCCGTTCCGGCGCAAGGGCTCATGGTCGTCCTGCCTCAAGCCCCTGGTTCCTCTGGCTCTGGTGGTTTGCGTTCTGGCCTGGGTCGGCTTCACCCGGCTCGGCGGCGGCCAGACCGTCTACGCCCTGAACGAGGACGGCGCGGCCCACTTCAGTTCATACGAGGACATCGAACAGGGACACTACTATCCGGTCGGGCCGCAGGGCCAGACTCCGCAATTCATCCTCATCGGCGACAGCCACGCCAAGGCGTTCAGCCCGGCCGTGATCGCCCTGGCCGACGAATACGGCATCGCGGGCGTGACCGGCATGAAGGACGGCACCGGACCGCTGCCCAACATTCGCCGCCTCAACCGGCTGACCTCGCCGCCCTTTGCCGCCCGCTGGCAGGAGCATATCCTGCGTGGCGACATCAAAAACGTGCTCATGGTCGCCAAGTGGGATCGCTATTACCATCCGGAGTCGTGGAAGTACCTGGGCAGCTACCCGCAGTGGAACCCGGACACGGCCATGCGCGAACTGCGCGACACGGTGCAGGCGATCCTCGACGCCGGGTGCGAGGTCTGGATTCTCGACGAGGTGCCCAATTTTTCCAAGGACCCCATCGTCATGACCCGAATTCACGACAACAAGCCGTGGCAGGAACCGTTGGAAGCGGACGGGAAGATCCATTTCGCGCGCAAGGCGCTAACCGACATCCATTCTCCGCATCTGCACATCCTGGACCCGTATCCGGTGCTGGCCCCTGAGGGCCGCGTAACGGCCGTGCGCGACGGGCGTTTCCTGTACAAGGATACCACCCACCTGACTTCCGACGGCGCGCTGCTCCTCAAGCCGGTGCTCCGGCCCATGTTCGACGCCATGCGCGCCGAGGACCGGCAATAG
- the ald gene encoding alanine dehydrogenase, with the protein MIIGIPKEIKTLENRVAMTPGAVESLVRQGNEVLVEAGAGLGSGLTDEEYVAAGAKMVSAAEAWGAEMVIKVKEPLASEFQYLRKGLLLFTYLHLAAAPELTKALLDSGTTGVAYETVKSADGTLPLLTPMSEVAGRMATQVGAHYLEKTQGGRGILLGGVPGVYPAEVVVLGGGVVGTNAARIAMGMGARVTILDLSHQRLQYLDEVFQGRLTTMMSTEPNIRQMVQRADLVIGAVLLPGAKTPNLITRDMLPLMKEGSVIVDVAVDQGGCIETTKATTHDNPTYVIDGVVHYGVANMPGAVPRTSTFALVNQTAPYALRLAAKGVAALKDDAGLALGLNTWDGKLTCPAVGAALDIESITPEEALAQM; encoded by the coding sequence ATGATTATCGGTATCCCCAAAGAAATTAAGACGCTGGAAAATCGTGTCGCCATGACCCCCGGCGCAGTGGAATCCCTGGTCCGTCAGGGCAACGAGGTGCTGGTCGAGGCCGGTGCGGGACTGGGCAGCGGCCTGACCGATGAAGAGTACGTCGCCGCCGGCGCCAAGATGGTGTCCGCAGCCGAGGCGTGGGGCGCCGAGATGGTCATCAAGGTCAAGGAGCCGCTGGCTTCCGAATTTCAGTACCTGCGCAAGGGCCTGCTCCTGTTCACCTACCTGCACCTGGCCGCCGCTCCCGAGCTGACCAAGGCTCTGCTCGACTCCGGCACCACCGGCGTTGCCTACGAGACCGTCAAGTCCGCCGACGGCACCCTGCCCCTGCTGACCCCCATGTCCGAGGTCGCCGGCCGTATGGCCACCCAGGTGGGCGCGCACTACCTGGAGAAAACCCAGGGCGGTCGCGGTATTCTTCTGGGCGGCGTGCCCGGCGTGTACCCCGCTGAAGTGGTCGTTCTGGGCGGCGGCGTGGTCGGCACCAACGCGGCCCGCATCGCCATGGGCATGGGCGCTCGCGTGACCATCCTCGACCTCTCCCACCAGCGTCTGCAGTACCTGGACGAAGTCTTCCAGGGCCGCCTGACCACCATGATGTCCACCGAACCCAACATCCGCCAGATGGTCCAGCGGGCCGACCTGGTCATCGGCGCGGTCCTGCTGCCCGGTGCCAAGACCCCGAACCTGATCACCCGCGACATGCTGCCCCTGATGAAGGAAGGCTCGGTCATCGTCGACGTGGCTGTCGACCAGGGCGGTTGCATCGAGACCACCAAGGCCACTACGCACGACAACCCGACCTACGTCATCGACGGCGTGGTCCACTACGGCGTGGCCAACATGCCCGGCGCCGTGCCCCGCACCTCCACTTTCGCTCTGGTCAACCAGACCGCTCCCTACGCCCTGCGCCTTGCCGCCAAGGGCGTGGCCGCCCTCAAGGACGACGCCGGTCTGGCCCTGGGCCTGAACACCTGGGACGGCAAGCTGACCTGCCCGGCTGTCGGTGCCGCCCTGGACATCGAATCCATTACCCCGGAAGAGGCGCTCGCTCAGATGTAG
- a CDS encoding Lrp/AsnC family transcriptional regulator translates to MKNALDSQDKRLVAELTRDGQLSPGKIGTATGVTAPTVRSRLKNLMQAGALKVAGLVNPTRVKGLTVALVGISLMSHEQLGEKLDQIGGLPRVNWAAAVTGRYDIIVEIVCQEGMDDLYRFLDRDLSTVGGINASESFVVMKSRRKWLLLPDAVIETFTK, encoded by the coding sequence ATGAAAAACGCATTGGATTCACAAGACAAGCGGCTGGTGGCCGAGCTGACCCGGGACGGACAGCTTTCCCCCGGCAAGATCGGTACGGCTACGGGCGTGACCGCTCCCACCGTCCGCTCCAGGCTCAAGAACCTGATGCAGGCCGGCGCGCTCAAGGTGGCCGGACTGGTCAACCCGACCCGCGTCAAGGGGCTGACCGTGGCCCTGGTGGGCATCAGCCTGATGAGCCATGAGCAGCTCGGTGAGAAACTGGACCAGATCGGGGGACTGCCCCGGGTCAACTGGGCGGCCGCCGTTACCGGCCGCTACGATATCATCGTGGAGATCGTCTGCCAGGAAGGCATGGACGACCTCTACCGATTCCTGGACAGGGACCTGTCCACTGTGGGCGGCATCAACGCCTCCGAATCGTTCGTTGTCATGAAATCCCGGCGCAAGTGGCTGCTGTTGCCCGACGCCGTGATCGAAACCTTCACCAAATAA
- a CDS encoding DUF1007 family protein: MRISLTTWLPAALLLAALCLPGPNRAEAHPHVYVDVSLTFHVDEKGLSSVHQTWLFDEIFTRAIMGELGLDATALTTPEGQAAVRDGAFAYLANYHYFTLIETSGKRVPVTVSNFRAGLDNNRFVYDFDVPLALPVDRLSDFRMAVFDKEYYTDMIYAENGIRFDVKGGVSVSHSVRAAKDQTYWQYIVPSAVHMTVSPAAGAVPSVEAERSDADQSVGVLSRIMDLVRSTQKELTKRLNQFGTRLKDDPWGAPLWMFLALSFVYGVVHAVGPGHGKAVVCSWFLSRPGSLMRGALMGNAITFVHMGSAALAVGVAYLIFSSGMGGFAAASRAIQPAGYGLLALMGLFLLTKAVLDLRRGGPLAEHACSHAEPEAGDLKSILAVSFVTGLIPCPGAAVILAFAIGLNIFWTGVAALLIMALGMGLTTTLFAWFAVCARKTALTLSGRNRRLVGYLHAGLSICGAAAIGLFGTALFIGSLTA, encoded by the coding sequence ATGCGCATATCCCTGACCACATGGCTCCCGGCAGCCCTGCTTCTCGCGGCCCTGTGCCTGCCCGGCCCGAACCGGGCCGAGGCGCACCCTCACGTGTACGTGGATGTGTCCCTGACCTTCCACGTGGATGAAAAGGGATTGTCGAGCGTGCACCAGACCTGGCTTTTCGACGAAATATTCACCAGAGCCATCATGGGCGAACTCGGCCTGGATGCGACTGCCCTGACCACGCCGGAGGGCCAGGCGGCAGTCCGCGACGGGGCCTTCGCCTATCTCGCCAACTACCACTACTTCACCCTGATCGAGACCAGTGGCAAACGGGTACCGGTGACCGTGTCCAATTTTCGAGCCGGGCTGGACAACAACCGCTTCGTCTACGACTTCGACGTGCCACTCGCCCTGCCGGTGGACAGGCTGAGCGACTTCCGCATGGCCGTCTTCGACAAGGAATACTACACGGACATGATCTACGCCGAGAACGGCATCCGCTTCGACGTCAAGGGCGGAGTCTCGGTCAGTCATTCCGTGCGGGCCGCCAAGGATCAGACTTACTGGCAATACATCGTCCCGTCCGCCGTGCATATGACCGTGTCCCCCGCAGCAGGCGCAGTGCCGTCCGTGGAAGCGGAACGCTCGGACGCAGACCAAAGCGTGGGCGTGCTCAGCCGGATCATGGATCTGGTGCGCTCCACGCAAAAGGAACTGACCAAGCGCCTGAACCAGTTCGGCACCCGACTCAAGGACGACCCGTGGGGTGCGCCCCTGTGGATGTTCCTGGCTCTGTCCTTCGTGTACGGGGTTGTCCACGCCGTGGGCCCCGGGCATGGCAAGGCCGTGGTATGCTCCTGGTTTTTGAGCCGCCCCGGTTCGCTCATGCGCGGCGCGCTCATGGGCAACGCCATCACCTTCGTGCATATGGGCTCGGCCGCCTTGGCCGTAGGCGTGGCCTACCTGATCTTTTCCTCGGGCATGGGCGGTTTCGCGGCAGCCAGCCGGGCCATCCAGCCCGCCGGATACGGCCTGCTCGCCCTGATGGGGCTGTTTCTGCTGACCAAGGCCGTGCTCGACCTGCGCCGGGGCGGCCCGCTCGCCGAACACGCCTGCTCCCACGCGGAGCCTGAGGCGGGTGATCTCAAATCCATCCTGGCCGTGTCCTTCGTCACCGGGCTTATCCCCTGCCCGGGCGCGGCGGTCATCCTGGCCTTCGCCATCGGTCTGAACATCTTCTGGACCGGCGTCGCCGCCCTGCTGATCATGGCTCTGGGCATGGGGCTGACCACCACACTGTTCGCATGGTTCGCTGTCTGCGCCCGAAAGACCGCCCTGACCCTGTCCGGCCGCAACCGACGCCTGGTCGGCTACCTCCACGCCGGACTGTCCATCTGCGGCGCGGCCGCCATCGGCCTGTTCGGCACCGCCCTGTTCATCGGCTCCCTGACCGCTTAA
- a CDS encoding transporter substrate-binding domain-containing protein, whose protein sequence is MTAELGACGHMEDGRPTGFCFELGNSLASEVGLEPDNRLVPLARAVEELLTDKADMIISLPEKSLVEQTEDIGPIKAIALAVWARVETPLRSVRDLEGKKVAVVRGTRNELDKARKLRFIPFPCKNHELGFKMLMAGRVDAVLGPEQGLAEAAKRIGLNRRFLGEPLTLDRDFMRVYVSLRVPRGVRDSLRMALNRLIEDGTVARLWKRYPI, encoded by the coding sequence GTGACTGCGGAGCTGGGCGCGTGCGGCCATATGGAAGATGGCCGTCCTACGGGCTTCTGCTTCGAGCTGGGCAACTCCCTGGCCAGCGAGGTCGGACTTGAGCCGGACAACCGGCTCGTTCCCCTTGCCCGAGCCGTGGAGGAACTGCTTACGGACAAGGCGGACATGATCATCAGTCTCCCTGAAAAAAGCCTCGTCGAGCAGACCGAGGACATCGGTCCGATCAAGGCGATCGCCCTGGCTGTGTGGGCCAGGGTGGAGACCCCGCTGCGCAGCGTCCGTGATCTGGAAGGCAAGAAGGTGGCAGTGGTCCGGGGGACGCGCAATGAATTAGACAAGGCCAGGAAGCTGCGCTTCATTCCCTTCCCCTGCAAGAACCACGAGCTGGGGTTCAAGATGCTCATGGCCGGGCGGGTGGACGCCGTGCTCGGGCCGGAGCAGGGGCTGGCCGAGGCCGCGAAACGGATCGGTCTGAATCGCCGTTTCCTGGGCGAGCCGTTGACTCTGGACCGGGATTTCATGCGTGTTTACGTATCCCTGCGCGTGCCGCGAGGTGTGCGCGACAGCCTGCGCATGGCGCTGAATCGGCTCATCGAGGACGGCACCGTGGCACGGCTTTGGAAAAGGTACCCTATATAA
- a CDS encoding ATP-binding protein, with translation MPADKPKRKRPLLTSRSISRDLTFSLVVIVMIIATALGGFIYWQQSQEMWDTAEKKGEDTISSVAEILAVPIWNLDYDNARLIGSVYTHDDMVQGIRIYGSRNEVVFAHEKFSGVPADFSKVRPIIFEGRTIGRAEIDFTLAREKKRLDEQMFVSIIIIVVSISVILAITGLLLRVFLNKPLRVLQSGIARVAKGDFSYDFGEVYHAELLEIAKRFRRMSIEIEGRENKLQTMNKTLQEAEEKYRSIFENAIEGIFQATPDGVLRRANPAMARIFGYDSLDEFLSNVRSLSSRIMVNPDHMQGFFDRVRDKGEVKRFEAEYYRRDGKTIWGSLNARAIYDEDGNFMFVDGILEDITDRKKAEQDLADLNRHLEQLVRERTEDLVNKARELEEANQRLRELDEMKSAFLSSVSHELRTPLTSILGFAKLLNKEFTRNFLPLVNPDSSLARKGKRIRENLAIISHEGERLTRLINDVLDLNKIESGSMGWRDEDLDMNEVIEVAASSVSGMFAQTALELRTEIESGLPHIFADRDRMQQVLINLLNNASKFTEQGSVTLRAFPRFGQLRVEVVDTGTGIHPEDQSQIFEKFHQTHTDDTMVNKPKGTGLGLTICREIIEHYGGRIWVESEVGVGSTFIFTLPSME, from the coding sequence ATGCCAGCAGACAAACCCAAGAGAAAAAGGCCCCTCCTGACCAGCAGGTCCATCTCGCGGGACCTCACCTTCAGCCTGGTGGTGATCGTCATGATCATTGCCACGGCGCTCGGCGGTTTCATCTATTGGCAACAGTCCCAGGAAATGTGGGACACGGCGGAAAAAAAGGGTGAGGACACCATCTCCTCGGTGGCCGAGATTCTGGCCGTACCCATCTGGAACCTGGACTACGACAACGCCCGGCTCATCGGCTCGGTCTACACCCACGACGACATGGTCCAGGGTATCCGCATTTACGGCTCGCGCAACGAAGTGGTCTTCGCCCACGAGAAGTTCTCGGGCGTGCCCGCCGACTTCAGCAAGGTCAGGCCGATCATTTTCGAGGGCCGCACCATCGGCCGGGCCGAGATAGATTTCACGCTGGCCCGCGAGAAAAAGCGTCTCGACGAGCAGATGTTCGTGTCCATCATCATCATCGTCGTATCCATCTCCGTCATCCTGGCCATCACCGGCCTGCTTCTCCGCGTCTTCCTGAACAAGCCCCTGAGGGTTCTCCAGTCCGGCATCGCCCGGGTGGCCAAGGGCGACTTCTCCTACGACTTCGGCGAGGTCTACCACGCCGAGCTTTTGGAGATCGCCAAACGGTTCCGGCGTATGTCCATCGAGATCGAAGGCCGCGAGAACAAGCTCCAGACCATGAACAAGACCCTCCAGGAAGCGGAGGAGAAATACCGGTCCATCTTCGAGAACGCCATCGAAGGCATTTTCCAGGCCACGCCGGACGGCGTGCTGCGCCGGGCCAACCCGGCCATGGCCCGCATCTTCGGGTACGACTCCCTGGACGAGTTCTTGTCCAACGTCCGGTCCCTGAGTTCCCGGATCATGGTCAACCCCGACCACATGCAGGGCTTCTTCGACCGGGTGCGCGACAAGGGCGAGGTGAAGCGGTTCGAGGCCGAGTATTACCGCCGCGACGGCAAGACCATCTGGGGGTCGCTCAACGCCCGGGCCATCTACGACGAAGACGGCAACTTCATGTTCGTGGACGGCATCCTCGAGGACATCACCGACCGCAAGAAGGCCGAGCAGGACCTGGCCGACCTGAACCGCCATCTGGAGCAGCTCGTGCGCGAGCGTACCGAGGACCTGGTCAACAAGGCCCGCGAGCTTGAGGAGGCCAACCAGCGGCTGCGCGAACTGGACGAGATGAAGTCCGCCTTCCTGTCCTCGGTCTCCCACGAACTGCGCACGCCCCTGACGTCCATTCTCGGTTTCGCCAAGCTCCTGAACAAGGAGTTCACGCGCAACTTCCTGCCCTTGGTCAACCCGGACAGCTCGCTGGCGCGCAAGGGCAAGCGCATCCGCGAGAACCTGGCCATCATCAGCCACGAGGGCGAGCGTCTGACCCGGCTGATCAACGACGTGCTCGACCTGAACAAAATCGAATCCGGCTCCATGGGCTGGCGCGACGAGGACCTGGACATGAACGAGGTCATCGAGGTGGCCGCCAGCTCGGTCTCCGGCATGTTCGCCCAGACCGCTCTGGAACTACGCACCGAGATCGAGTCCGGACTGCCGCACATTTTCGCCGACCGCGACCGCATGCAGCAGGTGCTCATCAATCTGCTCAACAACGCCTCCAAGTTCACGGAGCAGGGTTCCGTGACCCTGCGCGCCTTCCCGCGCTTCGGCCAGTTGCGCGTGGAGGTGGTGGACACCGGCACCGGCATCCACCCCGAGGACCAGTCCCAGATCTTCGAGAAGTTCCACCAGACCCACACCGACGACACCATGGTCAACAAGCCCAAGGGCACCGGCCTGGGCCTGACCATCTGCCGCGAGATCATCGAGCACTACGGCGGCCGCATCTGGGTCGAGTCCGAGGTCGGCGTAGGCTCCACCTTCATCTTCACTCTTCCGTCGATGGAGTAG